In the genome of Populus alba chromosome 11, ASM523922v2, whole genome shotgun sequence, one region contains:
- the LOC140956169 gene encoding G-type lectin S-receptor-like serine/threonine-protein kinase RKS1 isoform X2: protein MEAEKLFLLFSLLKLQFSSCTSQDSLETNQNIKEGDLLISKGNNFALGFFSPGSSSNRYLGIWYHKVPEQTVVWVANRNDPIIGSSGFLFINQYGSLVLYGNDDQKLPVWSTDVSVEENDTCEAQLLDSGNLILVRKRSRKTVWESFDYPTNILLPGMKLGLDRKLGIDRFLTSWRSADDPGIGDFSLMINPNGSPQIFVYNDTEPICRSPPWPWRSQMGLYKSTFVNDPDEIYWDYTVPDDFYLLRIIVDHSGLLKVLTWRESDGQWKDYWKAPVFQCDYYGLCGAYSTCELANHNRFECACLPGFEPKYPLEWSTRDGSGGCVRKRLQTSSLCDHGEGFVKVENVILPESSAAAWVDMSMSRADCEVECKRSCSCSAYAIIGIPGKNYGCLNWYKELVDIRYDRSNSYDLYVRVDAYELADTKRKSNDSREKTMLAVLAPSIALLWFLISLFAFLWLKKRAKQGTELQVNSTSTELECFKLSTITAATNNFSPANKLGQGGFGSVYKGLLANGLEVAIKRLSRSSRQGTEEFKNEVMVIAMLQHRNLVKLLGYCTQDGEQILIYEYLPNKSLDSFLFHETRRLLLDWRKRFDIIVGIARGILYLHQDSRLRIIHRDLKCSNILLDAEMNPKISDFGMAKIFEGNQTEDRTRRVVGTYGYMSPEYAVLGNFSVKSDVFSFGVMLLEIVSGKKNNRFYQQDPPLTLIGYVWELWREEKSLEIVDPSLTELYDPREALKCIQIGLLCVQEDATDRPSMLAVVFMLSNETEIPSPKQPAFLFRKSDNNPDIALDVEDGQCSLNEVTITEIGCR, encoded by the exons ATGGAAGCTGAAAAACTGTTCctgcttttttctcttttaaagcTCCAATTCTCATCTTGTACATCCCAAGACTCCTTAGAAACGAACCAGAACATTAAAGAAGGTGACCTTCTTATCTCCAAAGGAAATAATTTTGCACTAGGATTTTTCAGTCCAGGTAGTTCTAGCAATAGATATCTTGGAATTTGGTACCATAAAGTACCAGAACAAACCGTGGTGTGGGTTGCAAACAGGAACGATCCAATCATTGGTTCCTCTGGATTTCTCTTTATAAACCAATATGGAAGCCTCGTTCTCTATGGTAACGATGACCAAAAGCTTCCTGTGTGGTCTACAGATGTTTCAGTGGAAGAAAATGATACTTGCGAAGCTCAACTCTTGGATTCAGGAAATTTGATATTGGTCAGGAAAAGAAGCAGAAAAACTGTATGGGAAAGCTTCGATTATCCAACGAACATCCTGCTTCCTGGAATGAAACTGGGGCTGGATCGAAAATTAGGAATTGATCGGTTTCTAACATCATGGAGATCAGCTGATGACCCTGGGATTGGAGACTTTTCTCTTATGATCAACCCAAATGGCTCACCGCAAATCTTTGTCTATAATGATACAGAGCCAATTTGTAGATCTCCTCCTTGGCCATGGAGAAGTCAAATGGGCTTATACAAAAGCACTTTTGTAAATGATCCAGATGAAATATACTGGGACTACACAGTTCCTGATGATTTTTATCTGCTAAGAATAATAGTAGATCATTCAGGACTTCTAAAGGTGTTAACATGGAGAGAAAGTGATGGCCAGTGGAAGGATTACTGGAAGGCCCCAGTGTTTCAGTGCGACTATTATGGACTGTGTGGTGCTTATAGTACGTGTGAACTTGCCAATCATAATAGATTTGAATGTGCCTGTTTACCTGGGTTCGAGCCCAAGTACCCATTGGAATGGTCTACGAGAGATGGGTCCGGTGGTTGTGTCAGGAAGCGGCTACAGACGTCTTCGTTGTGCGATCATGGAGAAGGGTTTGTGAAGGTGGAAAATGTAATTCTTCCGGAAAGTTCAGCTGCAGCTTGGGTGGACATGAGCATGAGTCGTGCAGACTGTGAAGTGGAATGCAAGAGGAGTTGTTCATGCTCTGCATACGCAATCATTGGAATTCCcggaaaaaattatggttgtttGAATTGGTACAAGGAATTAGTAGACATTAGATATGATAGGAGTAACAGTTATGATCTGTATGTTCGTGTTGATGCATATGAATTAG CTGATACTAAAAGGAAGTCAAATGATTCTCGTGAAAAAACGATGCTGGCCGTTTTAGCACCATCAATTGCATTATTGTGGTTTCTCATTAGCCTGTTTGCTTTTCTGTGGCTCAAGAAGAGAGCAAAACAAGGTACCGAACTGCAGGTAAACAGCACTTCTACTGAATTAGAATGTTTCAAGCTCAGCACCATAACGGCGGCCACTAACAATTTCTCTCCAGCTAACAAACTCGGGCAAGGTGGTTTTGGCTCTGTTTATAAG GGTCTGCTAGCTAATGGACTGGAGGTTGCAATAAAAAGGTTATCTAGAAGTTCAAGACAAGGAAcagaagaatttaaaaatgaagttaTGGTAATTGCAATGCTTCAACACAGGAATCTGGTGAAACTTCTAGGTTATTGCACTCAGGATGGAGAACAAATCTTAATCTATGAATACTTGCCGAACAAAAGCttggactcgtttcttttcC ATGAAACAAGAAGATTGTTATTGGAttggcgaaaacgctttgataTTATTGTTGGAATAGCTCGTGGGATCTTATATCTTCACCAAGACTCCAGGTTGAGAATCATTCACAGGGATTTAAAATGCAGCAACATTCTATTGGATGCAGAGATGAACCcaaaaatatcagattttggAATGGCAAAAATATTTGAAGGCAACCAAACTGAAGATAGGACAAGGAGAGTTGTAGGAACATA TGGCTATATGTCACCAGAATATGCTGTGCTTGGAAACTTTTCTGTAAAATCAGATGTTTTCAGTTTTGGGGTCATGTTGCTAGAGATTGTGAGTGGCAAGAAGAACAATAGATTTTATCAACAGGATCCTCCTTTGACCTTGATTGGATAT GTGTGGGAATtatggagagaagaaaaatcattGGAGATAGTGGATCCATCACTGACTGAGTTGTATGATCCGCGTGAAGCCTTGAAATGCATACAGATTGGTCTACTGTGCGTGCAAGAAGATGCCACGGACAGACCATCTATGTTGGCAGTTGTTTTTATGTTGAGTAACGAAACAGAGATTCCTTCTCCAAAACAACCTGCATTCCTCTTTAGAAAATCTGACAATAATCCTGATATAGCATTAGACGTAGAAGATGGACAGTGTTCTCTAAATGAGGTGACAATTACTGAAATTGGTTGTCGCTGA